One genomic region from Spirosoma sp. KCTC 42546 encodes:
- a CDS encoding mandelate racemase/muconate lactonizing enzyme family protein, with amino-acid sequence MQRRHFLKSALVSSASVWAGLPLSQALAAPPKLKITKIRYYAAPGYNKPLFNQARGIVEIETDGGIIGIGEGGSKDMIEQCAQMMIGENPFRIEHIWQNLYRGMFYPPGREKLHAQGALDMALWDLKGKALGVPVYELLGGATREYVECYATGFRASKAKTEEERARDCIEAGLRAYRIGPTGGNGEQPFDFYDNAKKTIELCKRIDAAVGGGGKWAIDLHTRFDTTEGIKICKALENLEPYFVEDIVRSENPDVYKTVRAMTNVPIAVGEQFGDRWDSNTFIEQHLIDYTRFTLPNTGGISEFKKLASMCETHYVGMIPHFTGPLATATLVHVLGSSSPMRCLMELGGGEPERPAYFNEDLVNFKNGKLYLNPEPGLGVKFDPKKATFLMEITANTKFPHPVLKAPDGSIHNW; translated from the coding sequence ATGCAACGAAGACATTTTCTCAAATCAGCCCTTGTCAGTTCAGCATCCGTATGGGCTGGCTTACCCCTAAGCCAAGCTTTAGCAGCACCCCCTAAATTAAAGATTACCAAAATCCGGTATTACGCGGCACCGGGCTACAACAAGCCCCTCTTCAATCAGGCACGTGGTATCGTCGAAATCGAAACCGATGGGGGCATCATCGGCATTGGCGAAGGAGGTTCCAAAGACATGATCGAGCAGTGCGCTCAGATGATGATTGGCGAAAACCCCTTCCGCATCGAACACATCTGGCAGAACCTTTACCGAGGTATGTTTTATCCACCGGGCCGCGAAAAACTCCATGCACAAGGGGCCTTAGACATGGCTCTATGGGATCTAAAAGGCAAGGCACTGGGTGTTCCTGTGTATGAACTGCTGGGCGGGGCCACGCGTGAGTATGTCGAATGTTATGCCACCGGATTTCGGGCATCGAAGGCCAAAACTGAAGAGGAACGGGCTCGCGATTGTATTGAAGCCGGTTTACGAGCCTATCGGATTGGCCCAACGGGTGGCAATGGTGAACAACCCTTTGATTTTTATGACAACGCCAAGAAAACGATTGAGTTGTGTAAACGAATCGACGCAGCTGTAGGCGGTGGTGGCAAATGGGCTATTGACCTGCATACCCGATTTGATACGACCGAGGGGATCAAAATCTGCAAAGCTCTCGAAAACCTGGAACCGTATTTCGTAGAAGACATTGTACGCTCAGAAAACCCGGACGTATACAAAACGGTACGAGCCATGACCAACGTACCCATTGCCGTTGGGGAGCAGTTTGGCGACCGCTGGGATAGCAATACATTCATTGAGCAGCACCTGATCGATTACACCCGCTTCACCCTCCCCAATACGGGTGGCATTTCCGAATTCAAGAAGCTGGCTTCTATGTGTGAGACTCATTATGTGGGTATGATTCCGCACTTCACTGGGCCACTGGCCACCGCTACACTGGTTCATGTGCTGGGTTCCAGCAGCCCCATGCGCTGCCTGATGGAATTGGGTGGCGGTGAACCCGAGCGTCCTGCTTATTTCAACGAAGACCTGGTCAACTTCAAAAATGGCAAATTATATCTAAATCCTGAACCGGGTTTAGGTGTAAAGTTCGACCCGAAGAAGGCCACATTCCTGATGGAAATTACAGCCAATACGAAGTTCCCGCACCCGGTGTTGAAGGCCCCTGATGGGTCAATTCATAACTGGTAA
- a CDS encoding SusC/RagA family TonB-linked outer membrane protein, producing MKKPVNLFLLWLLLYSSCGFAQTNSVTGKVTGPDNQGLPGVNVVVGGTSVGTTTDASGNYTINAPATASLIFSYISYISQTVPVNNRSIINVQLAEDAKAIDEVIVTALGIKREAKTLGYATATVNAEQISVNRTPNFVSGLQGKMAGVNITTMGTGPAGTAKIRIRGQSSFSGQNNPLIVVNGVPIDNSNYSLGGDFGSRAANSSDGGDGLSSINPDDIETMTVLKGATAAALYGSRAKDGVVMITTKSRGAGKGFGVTYNTNLTTDTPLDFTDFQYEYGQGEGGIRPTTTRPTSGVWSFGEKFQPGMTQVLFDNKTYPYEPVYNRVKQFYRVGTNFTNTVTVANNGQNGGFSLSFGNTDNRGIMENNTFNRKVINLGFSQNITSKLTASGNINYSKENNINPPQLNTQDFSVSTVVFTLANSMPFQALRDNQTEANGDEFVFSRFLVRNNPYYSMSHHFENIRRDRLFGNIALKYQFTDWLYLQARIAQDYYIRNQDYNIPNGYAPIAKAPVGYVNGSYTQDVRQNTERNLDFILGANKTFGKIGVDITLGGNARYARNDYNSVTVQDFVTPGLYTVANGRIKNPIYALAEKNINSLFGAATISYKDYLFLNVTARNDWFSTLAPSNRSILYPSVTGSFVFSQAYKNLPEWITFGKLRAAYAQVGSDNVDPYSNALYYAVDNNSFPNPSGQLVPVGGINATVVPNKNLRPLRIQEAEVGLELKLFNNKVGFDFTYYHKTTDDQILAAQISDASSYTSKLINVGRSMNQGLEMLLTFSPVVTPAFRWDVSANASYNTSKVLRLGLSPNDTVITVSSGGGRTLNQVVGKPIGQLYTFTYLRDAQGRQVFDQNSGMPLRNNTLKNVGNALPTYFGGITNTFTYRGLSLSVLIDFKLGHKMIAGRNINYMRHGLSKRTLPGRDVGYVIGNGVNPNGEINKTKAAVQPFYESINPLGINEDFVFNAGFWKLRQLSLGYDFGKLLPAGLFIKGLKLNAVANNVLVIKKWTENMDPEEALVSSDNGVGLDFWPGLPPTRSIGFNLNVRF from the coding sequence ATGAAAAAACCTGTAAACCTGTTTCTGCTATGGCTGCTGCTTTACAGTAGCTGTGGCTTTGCACAAACCAATAGCGTAACCGGTAAAGTGACCGGCCCGGATAACCAGGGGCTGCCTGGTGTCAACGTAGTGGTAGGGGGTACATCGGTGGGTACAACTACAGATGCCTCAGGTAACTATACGATCAATGCGCCTGCCACTGCGTCGCTGATTTTCTCCTATATCAGCTACATAAGTCAAACGGTTCCCGTTAACAATCGCTCTATCATCAATGTACAATTAGCAGAAGATGCTAAAGCCATCGACGAAGTGATTGTTACGGCACTTGGCATCAAACGCGAAGCCAAAACGCTGGGCTATGCAACAGCCACCGTCAACGCCGAACAGATTTCCGTGAACCGTACCCCCAACTTTGTGAGCGGTCTTCAGGGAAAAATGGCGGGTGTCAATATTACCACGATGGGAACGGGGCCCGCCGGAACGGCCAAGATTCGTATTCGCGGGCAGTCGTCGTTTAGCGGACAGAATAACCCACTGATTGTAGTGAATGGCGTGCCCATCGATAACTCCAACTATTCCCTCGGGGGCGATTTTGGCTCTCGTGCTGCCAACAGTTCAGACGGGGGCGATGGGCTAAGCAGTATCAATCCCGACGATATTGAAACCATGACCGTACTGAAAGGAGCCACAGCAGCAGCCCTTTATGGCTCACGGGCTAAAGATGGTGTGGTGATGATTACCACCAAAAGCCGGGGCGCAGGTAAAGGGTTTGGCGTTACCTATAATACAAACCTCACCACCGATACACCACTGGACTTCACCGACTTTCAGTATGAATACGGGCAGGGAGAAGGCGGCATACGGCCCACCACCACCCGGCCAACATCTGGAGTATGGAGTTTCGGTGAGAAATTTCAGCCGGGCATGACGCAGGTCTTGTTCGACAACAAGACCTACCCGTATGAGCCTGTTTATAATCGGGTGAAACAGTTCTACCGCGTAGGCACCAACTTTACCAATACGGTAACCGTAGCCAATAATGGCCAGAACGGCGGCTTCAGCCTATCCTTTGGCAATACTGACAACCGGGGGATTATGGAGAACAATACCTTCAATCGGAAAGTGATTAACCTGGGCTTTAGCCAGAATATCACCAGCAAGCTGACCGCTTCTGGAAATATCAACTACTCCAAAGAGAACAACATTAACCCACCCCAACTGAACACCCAGGATTTCTCCGTCTCGACGGTGGTTTTCACGCTCGCCAACTCTATGCCGTTTCAAGCCCTACGGGATAATCAGACCGAGGCCAACGGCGATGAGTTCGTGTTCTCGCGCTTTCTGGTCCGGAACAACCCGTACTATTCCATGAGCCATCATTTTGAGAATATCCGGCGCGACCGGCTTTTCGGCAATATTGCCCTTAAATATCAGTTTACTGACTGGCTTTATTTACAGGCAAGGATCGCTCAGGATTATTACATCCGCAATCAGGATTATAACATACCTAATGGCTATGCCCCCATTGCCAAAGCCCCGGTTGGCTACGTAAATGGCTCCTATACCCAGGATGTTCGCCAGAATACCGAACGGAATCTTGACTTTATTCTGGGTGCCAATAAAACGTTTGGGAAGATTGGTGTCGATATAACCTTGGGTGGAAACGCCCGGTATGCCCGCAATGATTACAACAGCGTAACGGTGCAGGATTTCGTAACGCCGGGTCTGTATACGGTAGCCAACGGCCGGATCAAAAACCCGATTTACGCCCTCGCCGAAAAGAATATCAACTCCCTGTTTGGAGCCGCTACGATCTCTTACAAGGATTACCTCTTCCTGAATGTAACGGCCCGGAACGACTGGTTTTCAACCCTGGCACCGTCTAACCGAAGTATTTTGTACCCATCCGTAACAGGTAGTTTCGTATTCTCGCAGGCCTACAAGAATCTACCCGAGTGGATTACCTTCGGCAAATTACGAGCGGCCTATGCACAGGTGGGCTCAGACAATGTTGACCCCTACTCCAACGCACTCTACTACGCGGTTGATAATAATTCATTTCCTAACCCGTCGGGACAACTTGTACCCGTGGGTGGTATCAACGCAACCGTAGTTCCAAACAAAAACCTACGTCCACTCCGCATTCAGGAAGCCGAGGTGGGTCTGGAGTTAAAGCTGTTTAATAATAAAGTCGGCTTTGATTTTACCTATTACCATAAAACAACCGACGACCAGATTCTGGCGGCTCAAATTTCCGATGCCTCGTCCTACACCAGCAAACTGATCAACGTAGGCCGGAGTATGAACCAGGGGCTGGAGATGTTACTGACATTTTCGCCTGTTGTTACACCAGCATTCCGCTGGGATGTTAGCGCCAACGCATCGTATAATACTTCCAAGGTTCTGCGCTTAGGGTTATCGCCCAATGATACCGTCATTACCGTAAGCAGCGGTGGCGGCCGGACGCTGAATCAGGTGGTTGGTAAGCCCATTGGGCAGTTGTATACGTTCACCTACCTGCGCGATGCCCAGGGACGTCAGGTATTCGACCAAAATAGCGGAATGCCACTTCGTAATAATACGCTGAAGAACGTGGGCAACGCCCTACCCACTTACTTCGGAGGTATCACCAATACGTTCACCTACCGGGGCCTGTCGCTTTCGGTACTGATTGATTTCAAACTGGGCCACAAAATGATTGCGGGCCGGAACATAAACTACATGCGCCACGGCCTGTCGAAACGGACGCTACCGGGCCGGGATGTGGGCTATGTAATTGGCAACGGCGTTAATCCGAACGGAGAAATCAACAAGACCAAGGCCGCTGTCCAACCCTTCTATGAATCTATTAACCCATTGGGTATCAACGAAGATTTTGTTTTCAATGCGGGCTTCTGGAAACTACGGCAGCTTTCGTTAGGCTATGATTTCGGCAAGCTACTTCCAGCCGGTCTGTTCATCAAAGGCCTGAAACTGAATGCGGTAGCCAACAACGTGCTGGTCATTAAGAAATGGACCGAAAACATGGACCCAGAAGAAGCACTGGTCTCGTCCGACAATGGTGTAGGGCTGGATTTCTGGCCAGGGTTGCCACCTACTCGTAGCATCGGATTCAACCTGAACGTTCGGTTCTAA
- a CDS encoding LacI family DNA-binding transcriptional regulator: MSKKKVSLKDIAQKAQVSTALVSYVLNGKEKESRVGEEIAGKIRQIAAELNYQPNYLAKSLRSGKTQTIGLIIADISNPFFANIARIVEDEAKQNGYTVIIGSSDENADKSRDLLDVLITRQVDGFIVVSAEGSSEQVLMLKEKHIPFVLLDRYFPDIQSDFVSTDHYKAAYDGTDHLISNGYKRIGMIAYESDMYHMQERIRGYRDALQDNELPFINEWLKKIRINHIEQEVRVAINELTTVTQPVDALLFATYGLAINGLKYLNELSLKVPDDLAIVSFGQAEAFDLYYCPITYLKQPIGLLGKTAVTLLVKKMKDHLNEPTQVLMTAELVSRASSKQKNKN; this comes from the coding sequence GTGAGTAAAAAGAAAGTTTCGTTAAAAGATATTGCTCAGAAAGCACAGGTTTCGACAGCGTTAGTCTCCTACGTGCTGAATGGGAAGGAGAAAGAAAGTCGGGTTGGTGAGGAGATCGCGGGTAAAATCAGGCAGATCGCGGCTGAATTAAATTATCAGCCTAATTATCTGGCCAAGAGTTTGCGAAGCGGCAAAACCCAAACAATTGGCCTGATTATCGCGGATATATCGAACCCTTTCTTTGCCAACATTGCCCGGATTGTAGAAGACGAAGCAAAGCAAAATGGATACACCGTTATTATTGGCAGTTCGGACGAGAACGCCGATAAATCCCGGGACTTACTGGATGTACTGATAACACGACAGGTAGACGGCTTCATTGTTGTTTCTGCCGAAGGCTCCTCGGAGCAGGTATTGATGTTGAAAGAGAAGCATATTCCGTTTGTGTTGCTGGACCGGTACTTCCCCGACATTCAATCGGATTTTGTTTCCACCGATCACTATAAAGCCGCCTATGATGGAACAGATCACTTGATTTCCAATGGCTATAAACGGATTGGGATGATTGCCTACGAATCCGATATGTATCACATGCAGGAACGCATACGTGGGTATCGGGATGCCTTGCAAGACAATGAACTACCATTTATAAACGAGTGGCTGAAAAAAATTCGCATTAATCACATTGAGCAGGAAGTAAGAGTTGCCATCAACGAGCTAACCACCGTTACTCAACCCGTTGATGCCCTGCTTTTTGCTACTTATGGGCTGGCGATCAACGGCTTAAAGTACCTCAATGAATTAAGCCTGAAAGTACCCGATGATCTGGCCATTGTTAGTTTTGGACAGGCCGAAGCATTTGACCTTTACTATTGCCCAATTACCTATCTCAAACAACCGATAGGGCTTCTAGGGAAAACGGCGGTTACGTTATTAGTTAAAAAAATGAAAGATCATCTCAATGAACCCACGCAGGTACTTATGACAGCAGAATTGGTAAGCAGAGCCTCTTCAAAACAAAAAAACAAGAATTGA